One genomic window of Solanum dulcamara chromosome 12, daSolDulc1.2, whole genome shotgun sequence includes the following:
- the LOC129875927 gene encoding DEK domain-containing chromatin-associated protein 4-like, translating to MGEEGDTVTELAEVSANSNAAAADTSEAFTEKNAEKDEIKEVEEESKEADEKDIENMDIDKEEVKESKADEEGKGDQESKGAEEKQETKFDVMEKKTAEIPDKDKEEVEDVANVQKEEKESREEHEVEKGSKESEKSESGAQKKDRKRKRKVEDKKELEPKTPLASTIVRPVRQRKSVERLVASIEGELTKEIYIEKGRGTALKDIPNVAYKLSKRKTDDTLKLLHTILFGRRGKAAQFKSNISQFSGFVWHENEEKQKMKVKEKLDKCVKEKLLELCDLLDIPVGKATSRKEDLESQLIDFLDAPHPTTSELLAEKDQSSKGKKHERASKKSPSSTIGSSEGSTKKHKKKKNVHEPKDDHKERPEVMKANDVQERSDAEMSNQAKTEEKDGGSEEESEKDKKKKKKKQSSSKSLSNEEPAGEVKTKKTPVSKRPSFPTKKTPSNSSKGSEKNDDNDANPKEYSKKKTTEVVKGKKSTPKKPSSKDNTTGKKVLNGKGHKKADKLKPSDDELRSAICEVLKEVDFNTATFTDIVKILAKRYDTDLTPRKTSVKNMIQDELTRLVDEADEGEEEKNAEKDEKQPSVGGVEA from the exons ATGGGAGAAGAGGGGGATACAGTCACTGAATTGGCTGAGGTATCTGCCAACAGCAACGCGGCAGCGGCAGATACGAGTGAAGCCTTTACAGAGAAGAATGCTGAAAAGGATGAGATAAAGGAAGTAGAAGAAGAGAGCAAAGAGGCTGATGAAAAGGATATTGAGAACATGGATATAGACAAAGAAGAGGTGAAAGAAAGCAAGGCAGATGAAGAAGGGAAAGGTGACCAGGAAAGCAAAGGAGCAGAAGAGAAGCAAGAAACTAAGTTTGACGTAATGGAAAAAAAAACTGCAGAAATACCAGATAAAGACAAAGAGGAGGTCGAAGATGTAGCCAACGTACAGAAAGAGGAAAAAGAAAGCCGTGAAGAGCATGAAGTTGAGAAAGGATCAAAGGAGAGTGAGAAATCTGAGAGTGGTGCTCAGAAGAAAGACCGGAAGAGGAAAAGGAAAGTGGAGGACAAGAAGGAACTGGAGCCTAAAACACCTCTGGCTTCAACAATTGTACGCCCTGTACGCCAACGGAAATCTGTTGAAAGGCTGGTTGCATCTATTGAAGGAGAACTCACCAAGGAAATCTATATTGAAAAG GGTCGTGGAACTGCACTGAAAGATATTCCAAATG TGGCATACAAATTATCCAAAAGGAAGACTGATGACACTCTCAAATTGCTACACACAATTCTCTTTGGACGGCGAGGAAAG GCAGCTCAATTCAAGAGTAATATTTCACAGTTCTCCGGATTTGtgtggcatgaaaatgag GAaaaacaaaagatgaaagtaaAAGAAAAGCTTGACAAGTGTGTAAAAGAAAAGCTGTTGGAATTATGTGATTTACTAGATATACCTGTTGGCAAGGCTACATCAAGAAAG GAAGACTTGGAATCACAGTTgatagattttttagatgctccTCATCCTACGACATCTGAGTTGCTTGCTGAAAAGGACCAG TCAAGTAAAGGAAAGAAGCATGAAAGAGCGAGCAAAAAGAGTCCTTCGTCAACAATTGGCAGTTCGGAAGGTTCAACTAAG AAacacaagaagaagaagaatgtgCATGAACCAAAAGATGATCACAAGGAGAGACCGGAAGTGATGAAGGCTAATGATGTTCAGGAGAGATCAGATGCTGAGATGTCAAATCAAGCTAAAACTGAGGAGAAAGACGGTGGATCTGAAGAAGAATCCGAGAaggacaagaagaagaagaagaagaagcaaagtTCAAGTAAATCATTGTCAAATGAGGAACCTGCCGGAGAAGTTAAAACCAAGAAAACTCCAGTCTCTAAAAGACCAAGCTTTCCAACCAAGAAAACtccttcaaattcatcaaaAGGCTCAGAGAAAAATGATGACAATGATGCAAATCCAAAAGAGTATTCAAAGAAGAAAACTACTGAAGtggttaagggaaaaaaatCTACACCAAAGAAGCCTAGTTCAAAAGACAATACTACTG GGAAAAAAGTTCTGAATGGAAAGGGCCATAAGAAAGCAGATAAATTGAAGCCAAGTGATGATGAACTCAGAAGTGCAATTTGTGAAGTTCTAAAAGAAGTTGACTTTAACACG GCTACCTTTACCGACATTGTGAAGATACTTG CCAAGCGGTATGATACAGATCTTACACCCAGAAAGACATCTGTGAAGAATATGATCCAGGATGAGCTCACTAGGTTAGTCGATGAAGCTGATGAAGgggaagaggaaaaaaatgcTGAAAAGGATGAAAAACAGCCTTCTGTCGGAGGCGTAGAGGCTTGA
- the LOC129875929 gene encoding two-pore potassium channel 1-like, protein MAGSNIKQPLLHQLPKTLQNVDPRRRRLRRHKSAPMAEFVPGEMNDIKEDQSLPRYKSILDKLHPSFRKVILYLVIYLAIGTTCFYFFQNQIQGKKVNGVLDSVYFCVVTMTTVGYGDLVPNSAAAKLLASFFVFSGMALVGMVLSKGADYLVEKQETLLIKALHMRDKVGPSDILEEFETNKIRYKCFVITATLVVLLVVGMAFLTKVEKLSTIDAFYCVCSTITTLGYGDKSFSTKAGRIFAIFWILTSTLCLAQFFLYVAEFNTERRQKELVKWVLSRRMTNVDLEEADLDNDGVVGAAEFVVYKLKEMGKINQDDVSLLLDEFECLDVDQSGTLSTTDLTLAQSS, encoded by the exons ATGGCAGGCAGCAACATAAAGCAGCCCTTATTACACCAGCTGCCTAAAACCCTTCAAAATGTTGATCCAAGGAGAAGAAGACTTCGCCGACATAAAAGTGCTCCTATGGCGGAATTTGTTCCTGGAGAAATGAATGACATAAAGGAGGACCAATCACTCCCACGTTACAAGTCAATATTGGATAAACTCCATCCGAGTTTTAGGAAAGTCATTCTTTACTTGGTTATATACTTGGCTATTGGTACCACATGCTTTTACTTTTTTCAGAACCAGATCCAGGGAAAGAAAGTAAATGGAGTACTCGATTCTGTTTACTTCTGTGTTGTAACAATGACCACTGTCGGATACGGGGACCTTGTGCCTAACAGCGCAGCTGCTAAACTGCTTGcttctttctttgttttctcCGGGATGGCACTTGTTGGGATGGTTCTAAGTAAAGGAGCAGACTACCTAGTGGAGAAACAGGAAACACTATTAATCAAAGCATTGCATATGCGTGATAAAGTTGGCCCGAGTGATATTCTAGAGGAATTTGAAACCAACAAAATAAGGTACAAGTGCTTTGTCATAACGGCCACTCTTGTGGTTCTACTAGTTGTTGGAATGGCGTTCCTTACCAAGGTAGAAAAGTTAAGTACCATTGATGCCTTTTATTGTGTCTGTTCTACCATCACAACACTAGGATATGGAGACAAAAGCTTCTCAACTAAAGCGGGGCGTATTTTTGCTATATTCTGGATTTTGACCAGCACCCTTTGTTTGGCTCAGTTCTTCCTTTATGTGGCTGAATTTAACACAGAAAGGAGACAGAAGGAACTGGTGAAGTGGGTTCTTTCGAGAAGGATGACAAATGTGGACTTGGAAGAAGCTGATCTTGATAATGATGGGGTTGTAGG GGCTGCTGAATTTGTGGTTTATAAACTTAAGGAGATGGGGAAGATCAACCAAGACGACGTGTCACTCTTGTTGGATGAGTTTGAATGTCTTGATGTCGATCAATCTGGAACTTTATCAACCACAGATTTGACACTTGCCCAATCATCTTGA
- the LOC129875865 gene encoding uncharacterized protein LOC129875865, protein MEENEASEGGEGLGDGVGAPMQQFNRNKAISAVADDGFLVEDEKDEDYEDLYSDVNVGDNFLQSFWKNEEEEKVVDLVSPRLESGNAAVLAAVGEVKVEKEKNVMSRGSSGVDGFKGNEMGDRDLVPATRLRTSAAGRLKIVLGNQAGKMADLRKNASSNVVNREIIQRSTAASLIPAARLGTSAAVELKIVLSDRSGKMADLKKNASSNVVNQEIIQRPTAASAGVLGNAGNVGNSGKDNTVRQGMVSGNATGSIGSFGALGGGPSGGGGGGGTVLFVGDLQWWTTDAELKIELSKYGAVKEVKFFDEMVNGKSKGYCQAEFYEPAAATACKEGMNGHVFNGRACLVALASPNTVRRMGEAQVKRHQQNAQSQTTPVNAQARWEPGDSKNNNATVGNFQGGGDNNRGLGRGNWGRAGPQGMRNKGPVGPMSYRSGGVVGRGFMGNAGGGFGQVIGAASPLIHPQTIMGQGFNPASRWPMGRMGGYGGFPVGPTPPFSGMLPSVPPVGGVGLPGATPYVNPAYFGRGMPMNNMGMMPSAGMEGPNMGMWSDPTMAGWAGDEHGYRAGESNYAAEPVSDHQYGEESRDRGPECDRSGSSEKRYIDDREPTYDRDTARDKNTGCDHDWQERRRQVDRDVGREVEREERGHHRDDRNRYADRHRNRGRSTRTKAKSRLSHEDYSRSRSKDADSENRRRETTD, encoded by the coding sequence ATGGAAGAAAATGAAGCTTCCGAAGGTGGTGAGGGGCTTGGGGATGGAGTTGGGGCTCCGATGCAGCAGTTCAACAGGAATAAAGCTATTTCAGCTGTTGCGGATGATGGGTTTCTTGTTGAAgatgaaaaagatgaggattATGAGGATCTTTATAGCGATGTTAATGTTGGAGATAATTTTCTTCAGTCATTTTGGAAGAATGAGGAGGAAGAGAAGGTGGTTGATCTTGTTTCTCCGCGTCTGGAGAGTGGCAATGCTGCTGTGCTAGCTGCAGTTGGAGAGGTGAAAGTCGAGAAAGAGAAGAATGTAATGTCTAGGGGTTCGAGTGGAGTTGATGGGTTTAAGGGGAATGAAATGGGAGATAGAGATTTGGTACCGGCAACTAGATTAAGGACTTCTGCTGCTGGTCGGTTAAAGATTGTGTTAGGTAATCAGGCAGGTAAGATGGCTGATTTAAGGAAGAATGCTAGCAGTAATGTTGTGAATCGAGAGATAATTCAAAGGTCTACTGCTGCTAGTTTGATACCGGCAGCTAGATTAGGGACTTCTGCTGCTGTTGAGCTAAAGATTGTGTTGAGTGATCGGTCGGGTAAGATGGCTGATTTAAAGAAGAATGCTAGCAGTAATGTTGTGAATCAAGAGATAATTCAAAGGCCTACTGCTGCTAGTGCTGGTGTTTTAGGAAATGCTGGTAATGTTGGGAATTCAGGGAAGGATAATACGGTTAGACAAGGAATGGTTAGTGGGAATGCAACGGGTAGTATTGGCAGTTTCGGGGCCTTGGGTGGAGGTCCTagtggaggaggtggtggtgGAGGGACAGTTTTATTTGTTGGTGATCTGCAATGGTGGACAACAGATGCTGAACTGAAGATAGAGTTAAGCAAGTATGGAGCTGTGAAGGAGGttaaattttttgatgaaatgGTTAATGGGAAGTCGAAAGGATATTGCCAGGCTGAGTTTTATGAACCTGCAGCTGCCACGGCATGTAAGGAAGGGATGAATGGACATGTTTTCAATGGGAGGGCCTGTCTGGTCGCCTTAGCTTCACCAAATACGGTGAGGAGAATGGGTGAGGCACAGGTGAAGCGACATCAGCAGAATGCTCAGAGTCAGACCACTCCAGTGAATGCACAGGCAAGGTGGGAGCCTGGCGATAGTAAAAACAACAATGCTACAGTTGGTAATTTTCAAGGTGGTGGAGATAATAACAGGGGTTTGGGGAGAGGAAATTGGGGCAGAGCAGGTCCTCAGGGGATGCGGAATAAGGGTCCAGTTGGTCCTATGAGTTATAGATCTGGTGGCGTTGTAGGAAGGGGGTTTATGGGGAATGCTGGAGGTGGATTCGGACAAGTTATAGGTGCTGCATCTCCATTGATTCATCCTCAAACAATCATGGGTCAAGGCTTTAATCCTGCTTCTAGATGGCCTATGGGGAGAATGGGTGGTTATGGAGGATTTCCTGTTGGTCCAACTCCACCTTTTTCAGGCATGTTGCCTTCAGTTCCACCAGTTGGAGGAGTTGGTTTGCCTGGTGCAACTCCTTATGTAAATCCTGCATATTTTGGGAGAGGAATGCCCATGAATAATATGGGAATGATGCCTAGTGCTGGTATGGAGGGACCTAATATGGGTATGTGGTCTGATCCTACTATGGCCGGATGGGCTGGAGATGAGCATGGCTACAGAGCAGGAGAGTCAAATTATGCGGCAGAACCTGTATCTGATCATCAGTATGGAGAAGAAAGCCGTGATAGAGGACCAGAATGTGATAGGTCTGGTTCTTCAGAAAAAAGATATATAGATGACAGAGAACCTACTTATGACAGAGATACTGCTAGAGATAAGAATACAGGGTGTGATCATGATTGGCAAGAAAGGAGACGCCAAGTTGATAGAGATGTTGGACGAGAGGTAGAACGCGAGGAGCGTGGTCATCATAGGGATGATAGAAATAGATATGCTGATCGTCATAGGAACAGGGGAAGATCAACAAGGACAAAGGCCAAATCACGGTTATCGCATGAAGATTACTCACGGTCAAGATCAAAGGATGCAGATTCTGAAAATAGGCGCCGTGAGACTACTGATTAA
- the LOC129875866 gene encoding uncharacterized protein LOC129875866, protein MYRVVTIALLLLHVINSDGSTPPAKSHAPVFSPVFAPASLHASPDKSPVPPKTSPAITASPKSSPLVSPVQSPARTPPTTSLSPARNPSFNGGAPVPSKNTPETPVNIPAISPKASSKVPESTPFVSPINSPTPTPSSNVAAPIPSAMIPQPGFETPVTTPAVSPKASSKVPTSTPFVSPINSPATTPSSTVAAPVPSADTPRPKFKTPVIIPAISPVPKSPKTRPSASPATTSSPALTPSSIVVENPVSAPIFSPPAASPEEIPARAVTPSISSSVPSTSITPSEAPYMLPSSSSSPIPAPANFPPEGSRSIVTDTSAGTSKFEAPIYLSGLAIWAALLN, encoded by the coding sequence ATGTACAGAGTAGTTACCATTGCTTTACTGTTGCTTCATGTGATAAACTCCGATGGGTCAACACCACCGGCGAAATCCCATGCGCCTGTCTTTTCTCCGGTATTTGCTCCAGCGAGTCTTCACGCATCGCCTGACAAGTCTCCGGTCCCTCCGAAAACTTCTCCAGCAATTACAGCGTCTCCTAAAAGTAGTCCGTTGGTTTCGCCGGTTCAATCTCCAGCGAGAACTCCGCCGACGACTTCCCTTTCGCCGGCTAGGAATCCGTCGTTCAATGGCGGTGCTCCGGTACCATCTAAGAATACTCCTGAAACGCCGGTGAACATCCCTGCAATATCCCCTAAAGCATCATCAAAGGTGCCGGAGTCTACCCCTTTTGTCTCGCCGATAAATTCTCCTACGCCAACGCCGTCATCCAATGTGGCTGCTCCGATTCCATCGGCAATGATTCCTCAGCCAGGATTTGAAACTCCGGTGACCACTCCAGCAGTATCCCCTAAGGCATCGTCAAAGGTGCCGACGTCTACTCCGTTTGTCTCGCCGATAAATTCTCCTGCGACTACACCGTCATCCACTGTCGCTGCTCCGGTTCCATCTGCAGATACTCCTCGTCCAAAATTTAAAACTCCGGTGATCATTCCTGCAATATCACCAGTGCCGAAGTCTCCTAAAACGAGACCGTCCGCTTCTCCAGCGACCACCTCTTCACCGGCACTCACCCCATCATCCATTGTGGTTGAAAATCCAGTAAGTGCTCCTATATTCTCCCCTCCGGCAGCTTCACCAGAAGAAATTCCGGCAAGAGCCGTGACTCCATCAATATCCTCAAGTGTTCCTTCAACTTCAATAACCCCATCAGAGGCACCATATATGTTACCTTCAAGCAGTAGCTCTCCGATTCCAGCACCGGCCAATTTTCCGCCGGAGGGATCACGGAGCATTGTGACTGATACATCCGCGGGAACTTCAAAATTTGAGGCGCCAATTTATCTAAGTGGGCTTGCTATTTGGGCTGCTTTGTTAAATTGA